The Arachis ipaensis cultivar K30076 chromosome B03, Araip1.1, whole genome shotgun sequence region CAAGCAAGCAGTTTGTTCAGATTTTGAGAACCTTGAACAAACTTTGCTAAGTCTTCATTCAGATTTTTTACTTGTTCATTTAGCTTTTTGTTTTCAGAAATCAAATCAGTAGAAGCAGTAACCTTATGCTTGAGTTTGAATTTCTCTAATTCAGCTCGTAAGgcactattttcttcttttaaaaaattttcattacAAGTTCCAGTTGCCttaacctttttcaaaagaatATCATTTTCTGTCCTTAATGCCTTATTTTCTTTCTTACATTTCGCATACTTATCCAAGAGTTTCTTAGAATCCACAATAATGTCTTTGATAATGTAGTGCAATTCTTCAATAGATAAGTCAAAGAGATCTACCTCATTTTCATCATCATGATCAACCATCAGACACAGCTGAGCTTCTTGATCTGAACTCTCAGAGCTGGtgtcattctccaagtcttcccatgttgccatcatcaccttctttttgtctttctTGGATTTTTCGCCTTTCTTTAGTTGAGGGCAATCTGACTTGAAGTGACCTAGTTCTTTGCAATGGTGACATGTGAACTTGACTTGATCTTTCTTGACTTCTTTGGATGAGCAACTTCCTTTGCCTTTGCTTTTGAATCTCAGTAATCTTCTCATTTTTCTTGCAAAGAGTAccatttcttcatctgagaaaCTGTCATCATATTCTTCTTCTTTGGCTGTCATTCTTGATTTCAgtgctatacttttctttttgtcatctTTGTCTTGAGACATGTGAGTAGTTTTATAGGCCAGCAACTTGCCTCTTAGCTCATCATAGGTAATTTTGATCAAATCATTCCTTTCAGAGATGGTTGTGCTTTTTACTTCCCATTTCTTAGTAAGACTCCTCAGGATCTTCCTCACTAAGGTTTCTTCAGAATAGTTCCTTCCCATGGCATCCaaattgttgatgattattgagaaCCTTTCGAACATTTGATCGATGCTCTCATCCTCCTTCATGCTGAATATTTCATACTCCTTCATCAGCATGTCAATTCTGGTCTCCCTCACTTGCTTAGTGCCTTCATGAGTGAGTCTGAGCTTGTCCCATATTTCTTTAGCCATCTTGCACCTTGACACTTTTCTGAATTCTTCAAAATTGATTGCATAGTGCATTAGGTTGATAGCCTTGGCATTGAGTTcaaccttcttcttttcttcctctatCCACTCGCTGTCTTCTTTTGCCGCAACTTCACCATCAGCATTTTGTTTAGTGGGAACGTCTGGTCCGTTGAGGATGATCTTCCAGATGTTGTAGTCGATTGATTGCACGAAGAttctcattctttctttccaGTAAGAATAGTTGCTGCCATTGAAGTAGGGAGGTCTGTTATTAAACTGACCTTCAGTGAGAGTGAAGGCCACGATGTTGGAACTCATATTGTTGGCcatggatctttactccaagctgtgaAGCTTGACTCATTGAGACCTTGCtattgataccaattgatggtgctaattgaacttgagaaggggggttgaatcaagtTTGCACTAAGTTAAAATTTTAGACTCTATTTTTGCAGAAGCTTAAGTTGCAGGAAATTATTTCATTTTATCTTATGTACAGAACAGAAAAAGAGTAGGGAAGAGGAGAAAGagaccagcatgtatcctggttagGATTATTGGTGCAATGAATCCTATGTCCAGTTTTCACCACAAACcatggtagaattttcactataatccaCTGATTACATTcaccaatactattgaattactccctaattcaactagtatctacccCTAAACTTTCTTCACCAACGCTTAGCTACTCAAAGTGCTTTTCCAACTTGGAAAGGGAATCCTAACAGATTCAAAACtcaccaagtgctaacccaacttggcaaGGAGAACTAATCCTAGTTCAACACCTCAATTACATAAAAAATCAGTGGCTATTATGCATCACTCTTGCCTTTTCTCTCTTGCCTTTTCAACCTCACATAATCAGCCTTTTCTCAACACAGAAAATGACATAAGACAgccataacaaagaaaataaaaaaattaagctTGAGTAGAAGAAAAATATTTCAACTCCATGTTAGAGATGATGCTCTGAGTGTGTGCTCTCTTTTTCTTGCCTTGAAATGTTGGAATGAGGCTTCTTATATATCTTTAGCTTGCCTTCATTTTTGCTTTATACTTTTGCTTATCCTTGCTGCCCGTTGAAGCTGTCACAACCAGCAAGTAGTCCTTCTTCCTCATGCTCCACTACCTCTGCTGGATGAGAAGCACATCCACCACCTCTGTAATCCTTTGTTTTGCTTTCTTCCTTAATATGCACTCCTTTTTCATCCTTCTCCATAACTCCTGCTGCTACTGCTCTTTGCTCGTTTATATTTTGCTCAACTATGATCCAAAATGGTGCCGTGCTAATGTCCTTGAGTTAATGGGGTGTCTTTGTGTCCTTCTTATTTTATTAGACCAAcacttgtctttttctttttccaccCCCGGCAAAAGTAAAATTGAAGCATTAATTAACCAAACACCATATGCCAAACTTTGACACTTAAACATATTCCATTCGCTTTGTGATGCAATAGGATTTGTAATCCATTTTGTAATGCTTTGGTGATGTGTTTTGTTGTCTTGACTTTTGTAGAAAACATGTTTCTCTTGTCCCCCGTGATAGAAATAAAATCATAATACTCATCTTATTAGCCCCCCATGAaatggaaaagaaataaaataaaacaagtttAATTTAATGCACtgtcaaattaaaatattttatgtaatCATCTAATGATATTGGTTTTTGTGAATTATCTTTTAAGcggttaatataaaaaaattattatttttattaatataacaatatataattaaatacatatataaaattatttaatattatattaaaattaaattcaaacaaaaaataaaaagtatgttGCGACAAATGGACACACGGCATGTGTTCTTGCTTGGACTGAACTCTATCTTTGTTGTATGAATTTATATGAAAGACGCTAACTCACACGTTAGAAACTAAATAGATATCCTACACCAATTCTTACCTTTGATTTTACACTTTTAGGATATCTTTACCCCTGGATGAGGTTAGTTGCACCTCATcagtaactattttttatttaaaaggaaTTATGgtcatatatatataagaattgaTAGAGTTATACCTTTTTATTAGACTTACCGCATTAATATACATCAGTGGGTATTCACTTACATTCGATTTtagtcttttatatatatatatatatatatgtgcgcGCGCGCGCTGTTGATTGTTTTTAAAGTTAGCTAGTTTGAACTTTGATATTACAACTTTAATAAACTACAATAATACAATAAAAAGGAGACCAATGATAAATCCGCACCATATCTTTTATTGATGTTATTTTTGATATTCTGAGTTTAACTAACATGCACGTTTCCCCCTTTCAAATGAAGCTTCAATTTCCTTATATATCTTGTTATagagaaatatatatatactcacacACGCATCATGGTTTGGTATATCACTATCATTTTTATTAATTGTGTTTTGAAGGTAGATCTTTTACTTTCATATAACACACAAAAAAAATCGAGTGGCTAATTAGTATACTTATGTCGATGttgattttttttgtgactttatGTCGATGTTGATtatttctcttactcttaaatatatttttgataTAAAATCGTCAAAGTTTCctaattcaaaatataaaaatgaATTTTGGGGATAATATTTCTattcatttataaaataaattcgaCATAATTAGTTAAAATTTATAATCAAATTGGTTCGATATTATTAGAGAATATTACAGATTTAATGTTAACATGACAAATAAGATTGATTTTTGTAATAactaattagactaattatttttataattttaaagataaaaattacTTATATgtgttcttttaaaataaactattttgactataaattcggtaattaaattaaattacatCACTGTCTTTTGAAAATTGATAAAACAAAAATATCGACTAAAAAATAAAAGgccaaaatattaattataagaaCAATTGCATAATGATAACCTAGCTACTATATACATCTCTCTTAATATTAATGGATACTCACACTTGGATACCTAATAAGTGGTGCTTCTAATAGTGACTTTCGGTGTATTGTGATATGTGGAGTTTAAGATTAttcataatttattaataataacaaaatatgagaaagatttttttttcttatggtGTTTGctatagaattttaaaatttgatatttaattaataaaaaattttaaatagttaatatttaatttaaaatatagaaataaataaattttaaatattataaaaaaaaattcaacatcAAATAATAGACactaaaaaattgattttttttttatttggtctTGCACTCGTGAAAAAGTTTTATTATTTGGTCTTGCACTCCTGAAAAAATTCACACAttcttaagttttttttttattttagtaaaaaggtctatttttaatttatttatttatttattgctcAAACTCAATCTAAATTGATTAACAAATTTACTGTGCACACCCACTCCTAATTCTAAATCGTGCGAAAGCCCTTGTTAGAATCCAAGACCAGgtctacaaaaaaaaatttaaaataatataaaacattataaaatatatttcttTAAATGAATCGTTAACAATTTAATATATGTTTATGGACAGTTTTAAGTTTATAGCTAAGTAATTTGAGGGACAAATACTGTAATTTGTGGGTCCCAATTCTGATTGTACTGAAATCAACTGTGACAACTGCAATGAGACCGTCGCTTCTATGGGACACGCGTAATCATAGAAGAGAAGACACGTTAcagtaaaaaggaaagaaagctCAATAGTAGAAAAAAAGGGAAGAGAACGAGGAGAGAAGGAAGGAGAGAGAAGACTGATTTTTAAATTGGGTGTATGTTTTTCTAGAATTTTATTGggaaacttaattaaaaatataatattttttaattcagcaccaaaactCTATTTAAAAGGTTATTAATGGTTAATTGGTTGCTGCATAAACAacctaaaatataaatttttaacatTTATTTAAGCGAATAAATAAACTAATTAACCACTTAAACTTAAACGACTTAAATTGATTTCGACTCACCGTTCTAACCTTAGAAAATTCTATCATATGTAGTCCCACTCATCATCCACTACTTGATATTTTCTAATCACACTCATGCTTATGGCGATGACTCACATCTTCCTCATTAACTTGATTAAAGGACATAGTTTAAATTTATTatcaatttcaagcaacaatTTGCACAATAGTATTGTATACGCTCGTTGAAATTGAAGAAATCAAGCAATCAACTTAGCTTCGACGATTAATATAAAgcatttttaattctttttatgaTCCTAGAATTAGAAAAGAAAATGCTTAAAAccatattaataatattatttaacgACAAACTATTTTAATCTCTAATATTTAAACTAAgttttactatatatatatatgggataAACTCCTCATTTTTAGTATCATTCCTAATTAAAATGTGATGTTAACATCACATTTTTGTCCTataaattttcaataattttaatGATGTTCCATCTTTAAATATAAACCAAATTATACTTAACATAGTTCAGTTACAGTGTTATTAGTTTAAGTTTTCTTAATGTGTGTGAATGTTTCAATTTCGTAATCTTAGCGGCATGAGAAAAATCAATAGGTGACAATGAGGCCATATAATAAGAATAGATGGAATGATCATTACAGCACTACCGGCGTATTGCGAAGGTTCTGGGGCAATATTGCAGCGGTTTTTGACTGTCGTTAAATATATTGCGGCAGTTAAATGCCCGCTAAAAAATAGGTTGCAGGTAAACGGATAGCAGAGATTTAAGCTAATTGCTGGAATAACCGtcgcaaaaaataaaaaaggttttGTGTAACATCCTAATGATCCTAAACCTTACCTCAtgtcgtaaagcaaaggataattAAGTGCCACAACAATTCTAAGACTTATACGATATTATATAGGTATATAGAAAGAGATAGTAATTCGAGAAGCCCAATAAAGAAGGTACAACTCAAAAACAGAGACAGAAAAGCGCAAAGCGTTCACACGATAACAAAAAGCGTAAAGCATAAGATACAGGTACAAGATAACAAAGTATATGTAGATATATAAGAATAATAGTCATAGAGTATTAATCGTAgcccgcggagtttaggccgactagacATATACAAACATAACAGAGTTTTATAAAGGTACAAACATAAACAACCTGTCTCTCAAGTTTAGCTTCTAAGGCATCAAAGTAATAAAGATATAAAAGTAAGAGTATTAcaacaaaatatccaaaataaaccCAAAAAATGATAAAGATCGTCCGCTCTATCACCATCTCGCAACTCATTGGGGTGGgtcacgacctgcatctgaaagccaacaacagaatatggtatgaaaattggaggttctcagtatggtaacagtgcccaatatataagatattAGGCTCCGGGAcatcaaaggcaatcctagaacttcacatcaaactTAAGATTCAAGCTTAAAGTAATACTAAAGTTAAAATCATAATTTAAAACCATAATGATAcaagggtaatctaacttagggaATTTCTAGCTAAAACA contains the following coding sequences:
- the LOC107632695 gene encoding protein CROWDED NUCLEI 4-like, which translates into the protein MANNMSSNIVAFTLTEGQFNNRPPYFNGSNYSYWKERMRIFVQSIDYNIWKIILNGPDVPTKQNADGEVAAKEDSEWIEEEKKKVELNAKAINLMHYAINFEEFRKVSRCKMAKEIWDKLRLTHEGTKQVRETRIDMLMKEYEIFSMKEDESIDQMFERFSIIINNLDAMGRNYSEETLVRKILRSLTKKWEVKSTTISERNDLIKITYDELRGKLLAYKTTHMSQDKDDKKKSIALKSRMTAKEEEYDDSFSDEEMVLFARKMRRLLRFKSKGKGSCSSKEVKKDQVKFTCHHCKELGHFKSDCPQLKKGEKSKKDKKKVDLFDLSIEELHYIIKDIIVDSKKLLDKYAKCKKENKALRTENDILLKKVKATGTCNENFLKEENSALRAELEKFKLKHKVTASTDLISENKKLNEQVKNLNEDLAKFVQGSQNLNKLLACQRFGSEKSGLGFKEENKAVFKQNVQKSEVSSSKFFKLKGFSKPQKLVSKNHCYKCNRKGHDPPQCFIFLRSFGNDNKLYKVVHDFNALGQPRRFHIKGSKWI